In Pseudomonadota bacterium, one genomic interval encodes:
- a CDS encoding sulfur transferase domain-containing protein translates to MQKSLMIVLLLALTNLAAAPAEEVRGPVSFGDLTGVMVLDNLYIAGQPSSEALAAARAQGIDVVINLRTSGEMRFDEQATAESYGLSYHQVPIAGADGFSADLLAQIHSLVSAAGDQKVLVHCASGNRAGGWLAHYLADQQNIEIDDAFAAGRQAGLRSQKIEANLRQQLGQQP, encoded by the coding sequence ATGCAAAAGTCCCTTATGATCGTGCTCCTGTTGGCGCTAACCAACCTTGCCGCGGCGCCCGCGGAAGAGGTTCGGGGGCCGGTCAGCTTCGGTGATTTGACCGGCGTGATGGTGCTGGACAACCTCTACATCGCGGGCCAGCCGTCGTCCGAAGCGCTGGCCGCTGCCCGAGCACAGGGCATCGATGTGGTGATCAATCTTCGCACCAGCGGCGAAATGCGCTTCGACGAGCAAGCGACCGCGGAAAGTTATGGCCTGTCGTATCACCAGGTGCCCATTGCGGGCGCCGACGGTTTCAGCGCAGACCTGCTCGCGCAGATCCATTCGCTGGTATCGGCGGCTGGCGATCAGAAAGTACTCGTACATTGCGCGAGCGGCAATCGAGCCGGCGGCTGGTTGGCACACTATCTGGCTGACCAGCAAAACATCGAAATCGATGACGCGTTTGCGGCGGGTCGGCAAGCCGGTCTGCGCAGTCAGAAAATCGAAGCAAACCTCCGTCAGCAGCTAGGGCAGCAGCCCTGA
- a CDS encoding cupin domain-containing protein, with the protein MDRYLVTADEIERMEGFAKTHFLNDSARRVNKSLGDLTGLKQLGFHIIEVQPGFESTETHVHYHEEECLYVLAGEAQATVGDETFTVRAGDFVGYRTGGEAHSLKNTGDTVLKCIVAGHRFAHDVADYPRKGKRLFRNHPLPWNLVDITEIEEPVAGRKK; encoded by the coding sequence ATGGACAGATATCTTGTGACCGCCGATGAAATCGAACGGATGGAAGGCTTTGCCAAAACCCATTTTCTGAACGATTCCGCCCGCCGGGTCAACAAATCGCTGGGAGACCTGACCGGCCTTAAGCAGCTCGGGTTTCACATCATTGAGGTGCAGCCTGGCTTTGAGTCGACGGAAACCCACGTTCACTACCACGAAGAAGAATGTCTCTATGTCCTGGCGGGGGAAGCGCAGGCCACCGTTGGCGACGAGACGTTCACCGTCAGGGCGGGAGATTTCGTAGGCTATCGCACGGGTGGGGAGGCCCATTCGCTGAAAAATACGGGCGACACTGTCCTTAAGTGTATTGTGGCCGGGCACCGCTTTGCCCACGACGTTGCGGACTATCCCAGGAAGGGCAAGCGGCTCTTTCGCAACCATCCGCTACCTTGGAATCTGGTGGATATCACCGAGATTGAGGAACCGGTGGCGGGGCGGAAGAAGTAG
- a CDS encoding replication-associated recombination protein A, giving the protein MADLFEPVDTDAAPPTPLAEQLRPANLSEVVGQDHLLGEGAPLARMAAEGRIPSLILWGPPGVGKTTLARLLAERAVLHFEALSAVFSGVADLRKVFAAAKTRRETGRGTLIFVDEIHRFNRSQQDSFLPFVESGVITLIGATTENPSFELNGALLSRAQVFVLHRLDDAALESLLLRAEQTAGRLLPVTDEARTALRAMADGDGRYLLNLAEELLALPKGTQLDQSALGGLLQKRAPAYDKNRDEHYNLISALHKSVRGSDPDAALYWFARMLAGGEDPLYLGRRLVRMASEDIGLADPLSLMIANEAVQTYRLLGSPEGELALAHAVVHLATAPKSNAVYQAFGEAMKSARKTGSLAPPAHILNAPTTLMKEQGYGAGYQYDHDSPDTFSGQNFFPDGLDRPVFYNPKGIGREKDIRTRLERWRQLRKDRGH; this is encoded by the coding sequence ATGGCCGATTTGTTTGAACCGGTGGACACCGACGCGGCGCCGCCGACGCCGCTGGCCGAGCAGCTGCGGCCCGCTAATCTGTCGGAGGTGGTCGGTCAGGATCACCTGCTGGGTGAGGGAGCGCCGCTGGCGCGGATGGCCGCTGAAGGGCGCATACCGTCGCTCATCCTCTGGGGGCCACCGGGGGTGGGCAAAACCACGCTCGCCAGGCTCCTGGCGGAACGTGCGGTGCTACATTTTGAGGCGCTGTCGGCGGTGTTTTCGGGCGTGGCAGATTTGCGCAAGGTCTTTGCCGCCGCCAAAACGCGGCGCGAGACCGGTCGCGGGACGCTGATTTTTGTAGACGAAATCCACCGCTTCAATCGCAGTCAGCAGGACAGCTTCCTCCCCTTTGTCGAAAGCGGCGTTATCACGCTGATCGGCGCCACTACCGAGAACCCCTCGTTCGAGCTAAACGGCGCGCTCCTGTCACGAGCTCAGGTTTTTGTGCTCCATAGGCTGGATGACGCTGCGCTGGAAAGCCTGCTCCTGCGCGCTGAGCAAACCGCGGGCCGACTGCTGCCCGTGACCGATGAAGCGCGGACGGCGCTGCGGGCCATGGCTGACGGGGACGGCCGTTACCTGCTCAATCTCGCCGAAGAGCTCCTGGCACTGCCTAAGGGGACCCAGCTAGATCAGTCGGCGCTCGGCGGCCTGCTGCAGAAACGCGCGCCGGCGTACGACAAAAATCGAGACGAGCACTACAACCTGATCTCGGCGCTCCATAAATCGGTTCGCGGCTCGGATCCCGATGCGGCGCTGTATTGGTTTGCCAGGATGCTGGCCGGCGGCGAAGACCCGCTCTATCTGGGACGCCGGCTGGTCCGCATGGCCAGCGAAGATATCGGTTTGGCTGATCCGCTGTCGCTGATGATCGCAAACGAAGCGGTTCAGACCTACCGTCTGCTCGGTTCTCCTGAAGGTGAGCTGGCGCTGGCTCACGCCGTCGTGCATCTGGCAACGGCACCCAAGTCCAACGCCGTTTATCAAGCGTTTGGCGAGGCCATGAAAAGCGCCCGCAAGACCGGGTCTCTGGCGCCACCGGCGCACATCCTGAACGCGCCCACGACCCTGATGAAAGAGCAGGGCTACGGGGCGGGCTACCAGTATGATCACGACAGCCCCGACACTTTTTCCGGCCAAAACTTCTTTCCGGATGGGCTCGACCGCCCGGTGTTCTACAACCCCAAGGGAATCGGGCGGGAAAAAGACATCCGCACGCGGCTCGAGCGATGGCGGCAGCTGCGGAAAGATCGGGGACACTAG